From Solidesulfovibrio carbinoliphilus subsp. oakridgensis, the proteins below share one genomic window:
- a CDS encoding response regulator has protein sequence MAKRIMTVDDSASVRQMVAFTLKKEGYDVIEASDGKDALSKLSGTVDMVITDLNMPNLDGIGLIKGIRAQAAYKFIPIVMLTTESQAGKKAEGKAAGATGWIVKPFTPDQLVAVVKKVLR, from the coding sequence ATGGCTAAACGAATCATGACCGTGGACGACTCGGCGAGCGTGCGACAGATGGTGGCGTTCACGCTCAAGAAGGAAGGCTACGACGTCATCGAGGCGTCCGACGGCAAGGACGCCCTGTCCAAGCTTTCCGGCACCGTGGACATGGTCATCACCGACCTCAACATGCCGAACCTCGACGGCATCGGCCTCATCAAGGGCATCCGCGCCCAGGCCGCCTACAAGTTCATCCCCATCGTCATGCTGACCACCGAGTCCCAGGCCGGGAAAAAGGCCGAGGGCAAGGCCGCCGGGGCCACGGGTTGGATCGTCAAGCCCTTCACCCCGGACCAGCTCGTGGCCGTGGTGAAAAAAGTCCTGCGCTAG
- a CDS encoding STAS domain-containing protein, whose product MELTRSEDDARLVLGISGKCTVEHAASLREALLDAVSTGKGLALDVSDVAEVDVTFLQLLLSTALTLARDGKSLERSGPVSVAASQAARISGFAQTPQLATFFADEERDG is encoded by the coding sequence ATGGAACTGACCCGCAGCGAAGACGACGCACGGCTCGTGCTCGGCATTTCCGGAAAATGCACGGTGGAGCATGCCGCATCCCTGCGCGAAGCCCTGCTTGACGCCGTTTCTACGGGCAAGGGACTGGCCCTTGACGTCTCCGACGTGGCGGAAGTCGATGTCACGTTTTTACAGCTCTTGCTGTCCACGGCCCTGACCCTGGCCCGGGACGGCAAAAGCCTGGAACGCTCGGGTCCGGTCTCCGTCGCGGCCAGCCAGGCGGCCCGGATTTCCGGCTTTGCCCAGACGCCGCAACTAGCAACCTTTTTCGCCGATGAGGAACGCGATGGCTAA
- a CDS encoding chemotaxis protein CheA: MRDIDPSIGLYVEETRELLGELERGLLDLEKDPTDMEGVDACFRAMHTIKGGGAMFGFEEISRFTHDVETVYDRVRSGQLTVTRELLSLTLAAKDHILALLDAPAEAVGPELRAASDELLASFAAFLPAGSQPGKPAAAAPQAAGEAVASANPDQPAYACEGRPGPPGIYWIRFRPAPRILHTGNDPVRILADLDAMGLVRVLRHGPLPDLDASDFEPEEAYGVYDMLVRTPCGINSLRDVFIFVEGDSDVTIERIHEGALRDDDLTALLGNLAGLDAAPTDVVLETLGRALAAMLASISQAKAQVRSKVARIGAIEAGAQRQGAPAAATLRVDAARLDSVVTMAGELVILQSRLRQAVQARDLDAAAAVDEDLERLTDAMRDVALGLRMLPIGTVFSQFTRLLRDLSASLGKEVDFEALGGDTELDKTVIDRIKDPLVHLLRNSLDHGVEPPDARQRAGKTPHGRVTLSASHSGGNVVISIIDDGRGIDPAVVRQKAVERGLLAPDADPSEKELFDLIFAPGFSTAAAISDVSGRGVGMDVVKRNIEALRGTVEVESVLGRGTTVTIKLPLTLAIIDGFNVVVGRDSFIVPLVTLRGFQERFVTGEARTVENMERMGDLIPVVSLRRLFSVPGEQPGYERVVVTEVEGEMVGFCVDRVVGRQQAVIKSLDTCYRHLKWISGTTINGDGSISLILDVPQLVRFVRGQEDSRLHAAKASRTLAQ, from the coding sequence ATGCGCGATATTGATCCGTCCATCGGGCTCTACGTGGAGGAGACGCGGGAGCTGCTCGGCGAACTGGAACGGGGACTGCTCGACCTCGAAAAGGACCCGACAGACATGGAGGGCGTGGACGCCTGCTTCAGGGCCATGCACACCATCAAGGGCGGCGGGGCCATGTTCGGGTTCGAGGAGATCTCGCGCTTCACCCACGATGTGGAGACGGTCTACGACCGGGTCCGTTCGGGCCAGCTGACCGTGACCCGGGAGCTTTTGAGCCTGACGCTCGCGGCCAAGGACCATATCCTGGCCCTGCTCGACGCCCCGGCCGAGGCCGTGGGTCCGGAACTGCGGGCCGCCTCCGACGAACTGCTCGCCTCGTTCGCCGCCTTCCTGCCCGCCGGCTCCCAGCCGGGAAAACCCGCGGCCGCCGCCCCGCAAGCCGCCGGGGAGGCGGTTGCGTCCGCCAATCCCGACCAGCCGGCCTACGCCTGCGAAGGCCGGCCCGGCCCGCCCGGCATCTACTGGATCCGTTTCCGGCCGGCCCCGCGCATCCTGCACACGGGCAACGATCCGGTGCGCATTCTGGCCGACCTCGACGCCATGGGCCTCGTGCGCGTCCTGCGCCACGGTCCCCTGCCCGATCTGGACGCCTCGGACTTCGAGCCCGAGGAGGCCTACGGCGTCTACGACATGCTGGTGCGCACGCCCTGCGGCATCAACAGCCTGCGCGACGTGTTCATCTTTGTCGAGGGCGACTCCGACGTCACCATCGAGCGCATCCACGAAGGCGCCCTGCGGGACGACGATCTGACCGCCCTGCTCGGCAACCTGGCCGGACTCGACGCCGCGCCCACGGACGTGGTCCTTGAAACCCTCGGCCGGGCCCTGGCCGCCATGCTCGCCTCCATCAGCCAGGCCAAGGCCCAAGTGCGGTCGAAAGTGGCCCGCATCGGGGCAATCGAGGCCGGGGCCCAACGCCAGGGCGCGCCCGCCGCCGCGACCCTCCGGGTGGACGCGGCCCGGCTCGACAGCGTGGTCACCATGGCCGGGGAGCTGGTCATCCTCCAATCCCGGCTGCGCCAGGCGGTGCAGGCCCGGGACCTCGACGCGGCCGCGGCCGTGGACGAGGACCTGGAGCGCCTGACCGACGCCATGCGCGACGTGGCCCTCGGCCTGCGCATGCTGCCGATCGGCACGGTGTTCAGCCAGTTCACCCGGCTCCTGCGCGACCTGTCGGCCTCGCTCGGCAAGGAAGTGGACTTCGAGGCCCTCGGCGGGGACACGGAACTCGACAAGACCGTCATCGACCGGATCAAGGACCCGCTCGTCCACCTGCTGCGCAACAGCCTGGACCACGGCGTGGAGCCGCCGGACGCCCGCCAGCGGGCCGGCAAGACCCCGCATGGCCGCGTCACCCTGTCCGCCAGCCACTCCGGCGGCAACGTGGTCATAAGCATCATCGACGACGGCCGGGGCATCGACCCGGCCGTCGTGCGCCAGAAAGCCGTGGAACGGGGGCTCCTCGCCCCGGACGCGGACCCCTCGGAAAAGGAACTCTTCGACCTGATCTTCGCCCCCGGCTTTTCCACGGCCGCCGCCATCTCCGACGTTTCCGGCCGGGGCGTCGGCATGGACGTGGTCAAACGCAACATCGAGGCCTTGCGCGGCACGGTGGAGGTGGAAAGCGTCCTTGGCCGGGGCACCACCGTGACCATCAAGCTGCCGCTGACCTTGGCCATCATCGACGGCTTCAACGTGGTGGTCGGCCGGGACTCCTTCATCGTGCCCCTCGTCACCCTGCGCGGCTTCCAGGAACGCTTCGTCACGGGCGAGGCCCGCACCGTGGAGAACATGGAGCGCATGGGCGACCTGATCCCAGTGGTGAGCCTGCGGCGCCTCTTTTCCGTGCCCGGCGAGCAGCCCGGCTACGAGCGGGTGGTGGTCACGGAAGTGGAGGGCGAGATGGTCGGATTCTGCGTGGACCGGGTGGTCGGCCGGCAGCAGGCCGTGATCAAGAGCCTCGACACCTGCTACCGCCACCTCAAGTGGATTTCCGGCACGACGATAAACGGCGACGGCAGCATTTCGCTCATCCTCGATGTCCCGCAACTCGTGCGCTTCGTGCGCGGCCAGGAGGACTCCCGCTTGCACGCGGCCAAAGCCTCCCGTACACTGGCCCAGTGA
- a CDS encoding methyl-accepting chemotaxis protein has translation MFKNRGLAFKLGLGFGLLILFTLAVAVIGYMSLDQLLSRSDKMEAVNDISDSITNARMNMLYFTNSKDPARLDAFRKDLGKAKEKAQALKHTLAIPRNREMMDTLIANVTDYEAGAAKYLDSEKAREETFKAVVEAAGALQKLAEDLSRREAETQEKAGGLGVEAVQKASAAQYRVEQVVQQFLRSRIEVLYYLWRGDKARMDTARGLLDGLVAAGRETQQIMASTEERSMMAEIITRAETYKARMDGFVVAAETQAVVVKEMAATADKASKVAAEAVTVQQESMAAESRTANLVSIASAVAGTLLGILFAVLITKGILRGIKKAIAAAEAVSHGDLDVDVSVDSRDEIGTLLLAMERMIEAERTTADVAGRLAEGDLTVTVTARSEKDVMLKSMAEMIDRLRDVVGEVQSGAENVASGSEEMSASAESLSQGATEQASAVEESSSAMEEMVSSISQNADNASQTEAIAVKAAGDARESGQAVTQAVAAMKEIAGKISIIEEIARQTDLLALNAAVEAARAGEHGRGFAVVASEVRKLAERSQTAASEITQLSRTTTSVAERAGELLGKLVPDIQRTADLVQEINAASQEQSTGSGQVNKALQQLDQVIQQNASASEELASTSEELSAQAEQLQASIAFFQVDASSRPARAIAPATAKGRPSARPAAIGKSAAALKPAERPLAPKSRATAVSLDMDGDDEQFERF, from the coding sequence ATGTTTAAAAATCGAGGATTGGCCTTCAAGCTCGGCCTGGGATTCGGCCTGCTCATCCTTTTCACCCTCGCCGTGGCCGTGATCGGCTACATGAGCCTTGACCAGCTGCTGTCGCGTTCGGACAAGATGGAAGCGGTCAACGACATCAGCGACAGCATCACCAACGCCCGCATGAACATGCTTTATTTCACCAATTCCAAAGACCCGGCGCGCCTCGACGCCTTCCGCAAGGACCTGGGCAAGGCCAAGGAAAAGGCCCAGGCCCTGAAACATACCCTCGCCATTCCCCGCAACCGGGAAATGATGGACACGCTTATCGCCAATGTGACCGACTACGAAGCCGGCGCGGCCAAATACCTTGATAGCGAGAAGGCCCGCGAGGAAACCTTCAAAGCCGTGGTCGAAGCGGCCGGAGCCCTGCAGAAGCTGGCCGAGGACCTGTCGCGACGCGAGGCGGAAACCCAGGAAAAGGCCGGCGGCCTGGGCGTCGAGGCCGTGCAGAAGGCCTCCGCCGCGCAGTACCGGGTCGAGCAGGTGGTGCAGCAGTTCCTGCGTTCCCGGATCGAGGTCCTTTATTACCTGTGGCGGGGCGACAAGGCCCGCATGGACACCGCCCGGGGCCTCCTGGACGGGCTCGTCGCCGCCGGCCGAGAGACCCAGCAGATCATGGCCTCGACCGAGGAACGGTCCATGATGGCCGAGATCATCACCCGGGCCGAGACTTACAAGGCCCGCATGGACGGCTTTGTCGTGGCCGCCGAGACACAGGCCGTGGTGGTCAAGGAGATGGCCGCCACCGCCGACAAGGCCTCGAAAGTGGCCGCCGAAGCCGTGACCGTCCAGCAGGAAAGCATGGCGGCCGAATCCCGCACCGCCAACTTGGTGAGCATCGCCTCGGCCGTGGCCGGAACCCTTCTTGGCATCCTGTTTGCCGTGCTGATCACCAAGGGCATCCTTCGCGGCATCAAAAAGGCGATTGCGGCGGCCGAAGCCGTGTCCCACGGCGACTTGGACGTGGACGTGTCCGTGGACAGCCGCGACGAGATCGGTACGCTCCTGCTGGCCATGGAACGCATGATCGAGGCCGAGCGGACCACGGCCGACGTGGCCGGCCGCCTGGCCGAAGGCGATCTCACGGTGACCGTCACCGCCCGGTCGGAAAAGGACGTCATGCTCAAAAGCATGGCCGAGATGATCGACCGGCTGCGCGACGTGGTCGGCGAGGTCCAGTCCGGGGCCGAGAACGTGGCCTCGGGCAGCGAGGAAATGAGCGCCTCGGCCGAATCCCTGTCCCAGGGCGCCACCGAGCAGGCCTCGGCCGTGGAGGAATCGTCCTCGGCCATGGAAGAGATGGTCTCGAGCATCAGCCAGAACGCGGACAATGCCAGCCAGACCGAAGCCATCGCCGTCAAGGCGGCGGGCGATGCCCGCGAATCGGGCCAGGCCGTGACCCAGGCCGTGGCCGCCATGAAGGAAATCGCGGGCAAGATCTCGATCATCGAGGAAATCGCCCGGCAAACGGACCTGCTGGCCCTGAACGCCGCCGTGGAGGCGGCCCGGGCCGGGGAACACGGCCGGGGATTCGCGGTCGTGGCCTCCGAAGTCCGCAAGCTCGCCGAACGCAGCCAGACCGCGGCCTCGGAAATCACCCAGCTGTCGCGCACGACCACCAGCGTAGCCGAACGGGCCGGGGAGCTCCTCGGCAAGCTCGTGCCCGACATCCAGCGCACGGCCGACCTGGTCCAGGAAATAAACGCCGCCAGCCAGGAACAGTCCACCGGCTCCGGACAGGTCAACAAGGCCCTGCAGCAGCTCGACCAGGTCATCCAGCAAAACGCCTCCGCCTCCGAGGAGCTGGCCTCCACCTCCGAAGAGCTCTCGGCCCAGGCCGAACAGCTGCAGGCCAGCATCGCCTTCTTCCAGGTGGACGCCTCTTCCCGGCCGGCCCGGGCCATCGCCCCGGCCACGGCCAAGGGCAGGCCCTCCGCCCGGCCGGCGGCCATCGGCAAATCCGCGGCCGCACTGAAGCCAGCGGAAAGGCCGCTGGCGCCCAAATCCAGGGCCACGGCGGTCTCCCTCGACATGGACGGCGACGATGAACAGTTCGAACGGTTCTAA
- a CDS encoding chemotaxis protein CheW encodes MAAGTQTGSQRFLTMTLGNEIFAIDIFSVREILDYTDITRIPQTPEFMRGVVNVRGNAVPVVDLKMKFGLGRVEQTLNTRIVIVEIKRDDTVSIMGALADSVKEVLELEMDRIDPPPRMGAAVRTDFIRGIGKHGDRFILILEVEKVFSSEEIQDISQVLGEASQDDTSLPRQEGPDEAFLR; translated from the coding sequence ATGGCCGCAGGCACCCAAACCGGAAGCCAACGTTTCCTTACCATGACGCTTGGCAACGAAATATTCGCCATTGATATTTTCTCCGTCCGCGAGATCCTCGACTACACCGACATCACCCGCATCCCCCAGACGCCGGAATTCATGCGCGGGGTAGTCAACGTGCGTGGCAATGCCGTGCCTGTCGTGGACCTGAAAATGAAGTTCGGCCTGGGCCGCGTGGAACAGACGCTCAACACCCGGATCGTCATCGTGGAAATCAAGCGGGACGACACCGTCTCCATCATGGGTGCCCTGGCCGATTCGGTCAAGGAAGTGCTGGAACTCGAGATGGACCGCATCGATCCGCCGCCGCGCATGGGGGCGGCCGTGCGCACCGATTTCATCCGGGGCATCGGCAAGCACGGCGACCGTTTCATCCTGATTCTCGAAGTGGAAAAGGTTTTTTCCAGCGAGGAGATCCAGGACATTTCCCAGGTACTCGGCGAAGCTTCCCAGGATGACACGTCTCTCCCACGCCAGGAGGGACCGGACGAAGCATTTCTCCGTTAA
- a CDS encoding YkgJ family cysteine cluster protein yields MKDLNDALIENEADATDAFLKSLPELKPGEAFRFACHPDVPCFNACCSDLTLMLTPYDALRLRRALGISAVDFINHFTTRFTAPDTGFPILRLAMRDERLKRCPFVSPEGCKVYADRPGACRTYPLGRATRLDADGTVVEQFFVVKEPHCRGFEEAATWDAPGWLADQELTTYNHYNDRYMRLMALARGKGAVLSDKQSQMVWLAQYQPDAFQEFIGKMGLFRLVEIDDDRQRKVLADEEEALIFGLDWLELAFFGREDYLRRKRQPMP; encoded by the coding sequence ATGAAAGACCTAAACGACGCACTCATCGAAAACGAGGCCGACGCCACGGACGCCTTTCTCAAATCGCTGCCGGAGCTCAAACCCGGTGAGGCCTTTCGCTTTGCCTGCCACCCGGACGTGCCGTGCTTCAATGCCTGCTGTTCGGACCTGACGCTCATGCTCACACCCTACGACGCCCTGCGCCTGCGCCGGGCTCTCGGCATTTCGGCCGTGGATTTCATCAATCACTTCACCACCCGGTTCACCGCCCCGGATACCGGCTTTCCCATACTGCGCCTGGCCATGCGCGACGAACGGCTCAAACGGTGCCCCTTCGTCTCGCCCGAAGGGTGCAAGGTCTACGCCGACCGCCCCGGGGCCTGCCGCACCTATCCCCTCGGCCGGGCCACCCGGCTCGACGCGGACGGCACCGTGGTGGAACAGTTCTTCGTGGTCAAAGAGCCCCACTGCCGGGGCTTCGAGGAGGCCGCCACCTGGGACGCGCCCGGCTGGCTGGCCGACCAGGAACTGACCACCTACAACCACTACAACGACCGGTACATGCGGCTCATGGCCCTGGCCCGGGGCAAGGGCGCCGTCCTTTCGGACAAGCAGTCCCAGATGGTCTGGCTGGCCCAGTACCAGCCCGACGCCTTCCAGGAGTTCATCGGCAAGATGGGGCTTTTCAGGCTCGTGGAAATCGACGACGACCGCCAGCGCAAGGTCCTGGCCGACGAGGAGGAGGCCCTCATTTTCGGCCTCGACTGGCTGGAGCTGGCCTTTTTCGGCCGGGAGGACTATCTGCGCCGCAAACGCCAGCCCATGCCCTAG
- a CDS encoding ATP-binding protein gives MQPGFSLRLHNRLLELDRVADAVEAFGEAHGLPARLRFQIRLALDELLTNIISYGYPEDGDHLITVAMGQEGTRLRFVLEDDAQPFDPLTARTPDTTGTPEERRIGGLGIHLVRTIMDRVAYERVDDRNRLILEKDID, from the coding sequence ATGCAGCCGGGCTTTTCCTTGCGACTCCACAACCGCCTGCTGGAACTCGACCGCGTGGCCGACGCGGTCGAGGCCTTTGGCGAGGCCCACGGCCTTCCCGCCAGACTGCGTTTCCAGATCCGGCTCGCCCTCGACGAACTGCTCACCAACATCATAAGCTACGGCTACCCCGAAGACGGCGACCATCTGATCACCGTGGCCATGGGGCAGGAAGGGACCCGCCTGCGCTTCGTGCTCGAAGACGACGCCCAGCCCTTCGACCCGCTGACGGCAAGGACGCCCGACACCACGGGGACCCCCGAAGAACGCCGTATCGGCGGGCTCGGCATCCATCTGGTGCGCACGATCATGGACCGCGTTGCCTACGAGCGCGTGGACGATAGAAACCGGCTCATACTCGAAAAAGACATCGACTAA
- a CDS encoding STAS domain-containing protein, with amino-acid sequence MQLVEKESGEVTVLELGGRLDSNTSKVLEDKVMEILGQGKTKVLMDFKDVDYINSTGLRVLLLALQQLKKIQGKLVLSTIKDYMKEVFEISGYTEIFPIYATQEEGLAHFS; translated from the coding sequence ATGCAACTCGTGGAGAAGGAGAGCGGCGAGGTTACGGTGCTGGAGCTTGGCGGCAGGCTCGACAGCAACACCTCCAAGGTGCTGGAGGACAAGGTCATGGAGATCCTGGGGCAGGGCAAGACGAAAGTTCTCATGGACTTCAAGGACGTGGACTACATCAATTCCACCGGTCTCCGCGTCCTGCTCCTGGCCCTGCAGCAGCTCAAAAAGATCCAGGGCAAGCTTGTTTTGTCCACCATCAAGGATTACATGAAGGAAGTGTTCGAAATTTCCGGCTACACCGAGATATTTCCCATCTACGCCACCCAGGAGGAAGGCCTGGCGCATTTTTCCTGA
- a CDS encoding dynamin family protein, which produces MTPTLLESRYLAHRSELAGLLGRLGELLARCGRTDLEATARELLAHVSEPFLFVVVGEVKTGKSSLINALLGAPVTDVAPDPCTDRIHIISRGEAAGAPPEGPLVRHVALDNPLLDGLAIVDTPGVDSIIDRHQEITEEFIPRADLVLFVFSALNPYSRSAWDFFDLMATTWRRNVAFALTQADLASPEQVEVNTRRLRELAGAHGLADPLVFLISSTRSLADPEAGGIAALRGHIRQLTASGGHFAAKLEATRRSARRLLDDLGQSLDTLAREHEADTAEAGRIRKRLDAARLAAGREAEVLRTRVEAAYARLAGEFEQAFAGELRFGGMIGRAFTGLWRRKQEAGPAARLRELGEVFSRDLEREVEGIARQGAVHIFESVSNSVRMILDELRQRRSAGPGPDADALTAQRDRVLAEVAERVEALLASGGPMAGIDPKSVSGLDPKAALGGALVVLGTIFALAVKSAVIDVTGGVIAAGGALLAGSALFWQRPRVLAALRRQLAAGGEKLRLEIDERLSARVDRIFREIEERFEPFFADIEARRASLADLSARRAALDAALTAFQPEDADPDAHVDAVAAVS; this is translated from the coding sequence GTGACACCAACGCTTCTGGAATCCCGCTATCTTGCCCACCGGTCCGAACTGGCCGGCCTCCTGGGACGTCTCGGCGAACTGCTGGCCCGGTGCGGCCGCACGGACCTCGAAGCCACGGCCCGGGAACTGTTGGCCCATGTGTCCGAGCCGTTCCTCTTCGTGGTGGTCGGTGAGGTCAAGACCGGCAAGAGCAGCCTCATAAACGCCCTGCTCGGGGCCCCGGTCACGGATGTGGCTCCGGACCCGTGCACGGACCGCATCCACATCATCAGCCGGGGCGAAGCCGCCGGGGCCCCGCCCGAGGGGCCGCTGGTGCGGCACGTGGCCCTGGACAATCCGCTGCTTGACGGGCTGGCCATCGTGGACACGCCGGGCGTGGACAGCATCATCGACCGCCACCAGGAGATCACGGAGGAGTTCATCCCCCGGGCCGATCTGGTGCTCTTCGTCTTTTCGGCGCTCAATCCCTACTCCCGCTCGGCCTGGGACTTTTTCGACCTCATGGCCACCACCTGGCGGCGCAACGTGGCCTTTGCCCTGACCCAGGCCGATCTGGCCAGCCCTGAGCAGGTCGAGGTCAACACCCGGCGGCTGCGGGAACTGGCCGGGGCCCACGGTCTGGCCGATCCCCTGGTTTTCCTCATTTCCTCGACCAGGAGCCTGGCCGACCCCGAGGCCGGCGGCATCGCGGCCCTGCGCGGCCACATCCGGCAGTTGACGGCCTCGGGCGGCCATTTCGCGGCCAAGCTCGAAGCCACCCGCCGGTCGGCCCGGCGCCTGTTGGACGACCTCGGCCAGTCGCTCGACACCCTGGCCCGGGAGCACGAGGCGGACACGGCCGAGGCCGGGCGGATCAGAAAGCGCCTGGACGCGGCCCGGCTGGCCGCCGGACGCGAGGCCGAGGTCCTGCGGACCCGGGTGGAGGCGGCCTATGCCCGTCTGGCCGGGGAGTTCGAGCAGGCCTTTGCCGGGGAGTTGCGGTTTGGCGGCATGATCGGCCGGGCCTTCACCGGCCTTTGGCGGCGCAAACAGGAGGCCGGCCCGGCGGCCCGGCTGCGGGAGCTCGGCGAGGTCTTCTCCCGGGATCTGGAGCGCGAGGTGGAAGGCATCGCCCGGCAGGGCGCGGTCCATATTTTCGAGAGTGTCAGCAACTCGGTCCGGATGATCCTCGACGAGCTGCGCCAGCGGCGAAGCGCCGGCCCGGGGCCCGATGCCGATGCCCTGACCGCCCAGCGCGACCGGGTGCTGGCCGAGGTGGCCGAGCGGGTGGAGGCCCTGCTCGCCTCGGGCGGGCCCATGGCCGGCATCGACCCCAAAAGCGTGTCCGGCCTCGACCCCAAGGCGGCCCTCGGCGGAGCCCTGGTGGTCCTTGGCACCATTTTCGCCCTGGCGGTCAAAAGTGCTGTCATCGACGTGACCGGCGGCGTGATCGCGGCCGGCGGAGCGCTCCTTGCCGGCAGCGCCCTTTTCTGGCAGCGGCCGCGCGTCCTGGCCGCCCTGCGCCGGCAGCTGGCGGCCGGCGGAGAGAAGCTTCGCCTGGAGATCGACGAGCGCCTGAGCGCCCGGGTGGACCGGATCTTTCGGGAGATCGAGGAGCGATTCGAGCCGTTTTTCGCGGACATCGAGGCGCGCCGGGCCTCGCTTGCCGACCTGTCCGCCCGGCGCGCCGCCCTCGACGCCGCCTTGACGGCCTTTCAGCCCGAGGACGCGGACCCCGATGCCCATGTCGATGCGGTTGCCGCCGTCTCCTGA
- a CDS encoding sulfotransferase family 2 domain-containing protein, protein MTVEPPFLFLHIPRTAGTTLNRLLERHFPPEAVLSLYTRDDFSRHAVLDPERLDRLRLIQGHILLGDYDRFTLYDRPVRAFTFLREPVSRVVSEYFFLRTWPDQHVYEYLHREKVTLSDYVTSRNRLLRYKGSNFMTRVLSGLDPEERPQEALARAKANLRDRFVCFGLTERFDASLLVLADALGLGDLLYERQNALRRPAGDRATEAERALVAERNRLDADLHAFAATLFEERVAAKGPAFAGRLARHERVLARFQKVCGLLEARSGMMAGAIEKPKG, encoded by the coding sequence GTGACCGTGGAACCGCCTTTTCTGTTCCTGCACATCCCCCGCACGGCCGGCACCACGCTCAACAGGCTGCTCGAGCGCCACTTCCCGCCGGAAGCCGTGCTGTCCCTCTATACCCGCGACGATTTCAGCCGCCACGCCGTCCTGGACCCGGAGCGCCTGGACCGGCTGCGTCTGATCCAGGGGCATATCCTTCTTGGCGACTACGACCGCTTCACCCTGTACGACCGGCCGGTCCGGGCCTTCACCTTCCTGCGCGAGCCGGTGTCCCGGGTGGTGTCCGAGTACTTCTTCCTGCGCACCTGGCCGGACCAGCACGTCTACGAATACCTGCACCGGGAGAAGGTGACCCTTTCCGACTACGTCACCAGCCGAAACCGGCTCCTGCGCTACAAGGGCTCGAATTTCATGACCCGGGTCCTTTCCGGCCTGGACCCCGAGGAACGTCCCCAAGAGGCGCTGGCCCGGGCCAAGGCCAACCTGCGCGATCGGTTCGTCTGTTTCGGCCTGACCGAGCGGTTCGACGCCAGCCTCCTTGTGCTGGCCGACGCCCTGGGCCTTGGCGACCTGCTCTACGAGCGGCAAAACGCCCTGCGCCGTCCGGCCGGAGACCGGGCGACCGAGGCGGAGCGGGCCCTTGTGGCGGAGCGAAACCGCCTGGATGCCGATCTCCATGCCTTTGCGGCAACGCTGTTCGAGGAACGGGTGGCGGCCAAGGGGCCGGCCTTTGCCGGACGTCTGGCCCGCCACGAGCGGGTGTTGGCCAGGTTCCAGAAGGTGTGCGGCCTGCTCGAGGCCCGAAGCGGGATGATGGCCGGCGCGATCGAGAAGCCCAAAGGGTAG
- a CDS encoding response regulator, with protein MRALVVDDDPASRHVLAAQLAGLAECTLCASGTEAVAAASSAIAADAPFDVIFLDIIMPHMDGHETLVRIREAEEAAAVPPRKRVRAVMVTSMDDETNTMTALFDGQVAAYLVKPPNRSELLGKLETLGLLSR; from the coding sequence ATGCGGGCCCTTGTGGTGGACGACGACCCGGCCAGCCGACATGTGCTGGCCGCCCAACTGGCCGGCCTGGCCGAGTGCACACTGTGCGCCTCGGGCACCGAGGCCGTGGCCGCCGCTTCCTCGGCCATCGCGGCGGACGCGCCCTTCGATGTGATCTTCCTGGACATCATCATGCCTCACATGGACGGCCACGAGACCCTGGTCCGCATCCGCGAGGCCGAAGAGGCCGCGGCCGTGCCGCCGAGAAAGCGGGTCCGGGCCGTCATGGTCACCTCCATGGACGACGAGACCAACACCATGACCGCGCTCTTCGACGGCCAGGTAGCCGCCTATCTGGTCAAACCGCCCAACCGCTCGGAACTCCTCGGCAAGTTGGAGACCCTCGGCCTTCTGTCCCGGTAA